One window of Oncorhynchus masou masou isolate Uvic2021 chromosome 28, UVic_Omas_1.1, whole genome shotgun sequence genomic DNA carries:
- the LOC135517148 gene encoding arylamine N-acetyltransferase 2-like → MDVQKYFLRIGYEGPASPTPTLDALQRLHRCHLRTVPFENLTIHSGGRVRLELPHLYEKIVNHRRGGFCFENNGLFSWLLSEMGFEVTILAGQVRDAITGWYGPPFDHFISMVTLEGHRWLCDVAFGGSGFELPMSLETAEPQKQGHRVYRIRRAGEMHFLEWQDEERETGLWTELYKFTLDTRHRGDFIEMCDYHQSSPRSIFFCKSLCSMLKPTGRLTYIGHKLITTQFPSDEAGTVTKASRELTDEEIPDILKEEFGVILESQLVPKDETMTPPLNIF, encoded by the coding sequence ATGGATGTTCAGAAGTATTTTCTACGCATTGGGTATGAGGGACCAGCGTCGCCAACGCCGACCTTGGACGCGCTCCAGCGTCTACACCGCTGTCATCTGAGGACTGTCCCTTTCGAGAATCTCACCATCCACAGCGGAGGGCGCGTACGACTCGAACTCCCGCACCTCTATGAGAAAATCGTTAACCACCGCCGCGGAGGGTTCTGCTTCGAGAACAACGGTCTGTTCTCCTGGCTTCTGTCGGAAATGGGATTCGAGGTCACCATCCTAGCGGGCCAAGTGAGAGACGCCATCACAGGGTGGTACGGCCCGCCGTTCGACCACTTCATCTCCATGGTGACGCTCGAGGGGCATCGGTGGCTGTGCGACGTGGCATTTGGTGGATCAGGGTTCGAGCTCCCCATGTCCTTAGAGACGGCAGAACCTCAGAAGCAGGGCCACAGAGTGTACAGGATCAGACGAGCGGGAGAGATGCACTTTCTGGAGTGgcaagatgaagagagagaaactgGGCTCTGGACTGAGCTATACAAGTTCACTCTGGACACAAGACACAGAGGAGACTTCATAGAGATGTGTGACTACCATCAGAGCTCCCCTCGCTCCATCTTCTTCTGCAAGTCTCTCTGCTCCATGCTGAAGCCTACCGGGAGGCTCACCTACATAGGCCATAAACTCATCACCACCCAGTTTCCCTCAGATGAAGCTGGGACTGTgactaaagccagcagagagctGACTGATGAAGAGATACCTGACATACTAAAAGAGGAGTTTGGAGTAATACTGGAATCTCAACTTGTCCCAAAGGATGAAACTATGACACCACCCCtcaacattttttaa